One window from the genome of Helicoverpa armigera isolate CAAS_96S chromosome 4, ASM3070526v1, whole genome shotgun sequence encodes:
- the LOC110378982 gene encoding GTP-binding protein Di-Ras2: protein MPEQSNDYRVVVFGAGGVGKSSLVLRFVKGTFRESYIPTIEDTYRQVISSNKTICTLQITDTTGSHQFPAMQRLSISKGHAFILVYSVSSRQSLEELKPIWQTIKEIKGTELPNIPVMLAGNKCDESPEIREVSASEGQAQAQTWGISFMETSAKTNHNVTQLFQELLNMEKNRNVSLQVDGKGKKKKDKASKDGGEASASGREKCRIM, encoded by the exons atgCCGGAGCAAAGTAATGATTATCGTGTTGTAGTTTTTGGTGCGGGTGGCGTTGGAAAAAGTTCTCTTGTGCTTCGATTTGTGAAAGGTACATTCAGAGAATCATACATACCCACCATCGAGGATACCTATAGACAG GTAATAAGCAGCAACAAGACAATATGCACATTACAAATAACTGATACAACTGGATCACATCAGTTCCCTGCTATGCAAAGATTATCAATTAGCAAG GGACATGCATTTATATTGGTGTATTCTGTGAGCAGTCGGCAGTCCCTAGAAGAACTTAAGCCAATATGGCAAACAATAAAGGAAATAAAAGGCACAGAGCTTCCAAATATACCAGTAATGCTGGCAGGTAATAAATGTGATGAGAGCCCAGAGATAAGAGAAGTGTCCGCATCAGAAGGGCAAGCCCAGGCTCAAACATGGGGCATCTCATTCATGGAGACATCTGCTAAAACAAATCACAATGTCACACAACTTTTCCAG GAATTGTTGAACATGGAGAAAAACAGAAATGTGTCACTTCAAGTGGATGGTAAAGGCAAAAAAAAGAAAGACAAAGCATCAAAAGATGGGGGTGAAGCATCTGCCAGTGGAAGAGAGAAATGTAGGATAAtgtaa